The genomic interval CACTAGTGCCACCTTGGGTTTAATTTGATCAGGAAGTAAGGTATGGCGTACTGCTATTTTCATGTACCATAATTAaatctcaaactcaaatcctAATATATGCTCTCTCTTCTGTtccaagaaagaaaattaagatgGCATACCAACTGCAACTGCCAAATACTTTAACTGGTTTCTTATTACGTAAACCATctaaaaaatcaaagcaaaaaaattaattggtACATTAATTAAGGTAGTGTTTGATGTATTCATTATCGAATACGTTCTGCTAATTGTGTGGTTAGTGTGAACTCGGTAACCCTTTGATTATGATCTTAGTGGAAGAAGAGAGACAGAGAGGGAATCTCTACCCTTCATGGAAAGAGACCAGTTTAGTTAGGattgaaacaaaattaatataaaaatcatcaaaagtcAACGTTTGTGAATCTTGGTCAGGCAAAAAAAAACTAGTTAAGGTGAAAAGGAACTGATGAGTTAAAGACAAGTATAGATATATAGCATTTCGATCGGCTGTGCCAGGCGGGAACGTGATGATGCAAATTAACTCTTCAGATAAACAAACATCTGCTACAAAGAACTAACAAAGAGACAGCGATGCAGACCTATCTTCAGAGGCGGCCAAAAGAATTACCTAAGGGTTCAGTTTTCTGATAGCGTTCTGTTGAATCACGTACTTACCccaaagataaaataattagcGTTTAAGGGattttattgtttgttttgaATCCGAACACTAGGATGAGGCCAAAGCCTAGGGTAGGTATTGCCCATTGAGGGGTCTGCAGCACTTGTCATCAGTGCTGCCTGATCATGTATAGAATAGTAAGGTCAATTTGAATAAGATAAACAAGAAATAAGGgaaagaaatgaattaattaattaagaggAGTGAAAATTCCACAGGGCATATCTGAAAGCTGTGACAGGAGTGGGAATTTGATGTTTGCGTTCTTCCAAAAACTTCTGCTTTGAATGGAAAAAATTTACCTTAATCAATTACAGATGAGTTTATCTTGACTCAATCAGAATTGGTTTTTGAGTCTGATTTGTTCCAAGTTTATGTTCAAGCTACGTAATTAGAGTTTGCACCCTAAGATCACACTTTAAGTAACTTCTATTTTAAGTTACTGATTCTCTTGTCatcaaacatataaaaattatctGACAGAGTCGTATATTTTGgcaatcaaaattcaaaaacgTGCTGGAATTATTAACCAATTTCTAATCTCATTCTACTCCTTCTCTGACCATTTATAAAGGATAATTTGGTCTGTTTCATTCGGTCTtccatataaaaatttgatgttCATGCATGAAAGTAATCATCAGGCCTGCCAGGAGCTTAAGTCCCTAAATAAAAACACCACTCATAACCCGTCTAGTTGACTCTGTTTGAGCCACCTAGATAGCTCCACCCTTTCTTTCATCtctattctctctctctctctctctctcgctctCTCACGCTTGGAAATGGAGACAAAACACCCAAAAGTAGAAAAGTCTGACCACATAGTTTGGAGCTTGGAGGACCTTCCAGGCCAAGCCAAGTCTTATACATGTTCCTTTTGCAAGAAGGGCTTCTCAAACGCGCAGGCGCTGGGAGGTCACATGAACATCCACAGAAAAGACAGGGCCAAGCTTAGAGAATCCTCCGAGGAAAACATACTTTCTTTGGACATGTTAAAGACGATAAATCCACCTGACGATCATTCCCAGGTTTCTGAAATTATACTAGAATCCAGTGAAGAGAAAAGTTCGAGTCCTAGAAGACCAAGCAAACTTTCCAGGGAAGATGATGGTGGCAGTGCCAGTGTCAGTCCTGGAGGCAAAGTTGCTATCAAGACCAGCGGCGAGAGTGAAAAGGAGAGTTTGCGGCTGATTCATGGTTGGACATCTCAGATAGAATTGGATCTCGAGCTACGGTTAGGGCCCGACCCTCATCAGGATCAGACGACAAAGAGTACCAGAGAGtgcttttgaaatttatttatagtGAAGATGATGCTCGACATCCAAATAAAAAGGTTTTTGCTTTCTCtgctctccctc from Theobroma cacao cultivar B97-61/B2 chromosome 5, Criollo_cocoa_genome_V2, whole genome shotgun sequence carries:
- the LOC18597704 gene encoding transcriptional regulator TAC1; this translates as METKHPKVEKSDHIVWSLEDLPGQAKSYTCSFCKKGFSNAQALGGHMNIHRKDRAKLRESSEENILSLDMLKTINPPDDHSQVSEIILESSEEKSSSPRRPSKLSREDDGGSASVSPGGKVAIKTSGESEKESLRLIHGWTSQIELDLELRLGPDPHQDQTTKSTRECF